One window of the Candidatus Dependentiae bacterium genome contains the following:
- a CDS encoding glutaredoxin family protein yields the protein MTKITILTSPGCHTCETTKDILNDLEPEYNLEIEEIDITSDQGQKLAKTHYITAAPGILINGELFSSGPVTEQQLRNELDTL from the coding sequence ATGACAAAAATTACTATTTTGACATCCCCAGGATGCCACACCTGCGAAACTACAAAAGACATTCTTAATGATTTAGAACCTGAATATAATTTAGAAATAGAAGAAATTGACATTACTTCAGACCAAGGTCAAAAACTTGCCAAGACTCATTACATAACTGCTGCGCCAGGTATACTTATAAACGGCGAGCTTTTCTCCTCAGGACCAGTCACTGAACAACAACTGAGAAATGAACTCGATACCCTCTAA
- a CDS encoding DNA-formamidopyrimidine glycosylase family protein, producing the protein MPELPELAAFKSYLEHTCLHKKITDVTAHTKTLVKKTSFSTFKKTLVGKAFTSVESDGKYLIIHASGTIKKVVMHFGLTGTLFYIKNIAQKVKYSQVSFIFGKQVLHWIDRRKFGKIWFVEDVQSIPALRTLGPNPLKISQKQFLDIIENHATKNIKILLMDQKIIAGIGNEYSDEILFQAGVDPHHKARDLTVSTIKKIYTKMETVLRYAIKLRKKQVNKLDGNDFFAPEYRKEFKNSYLIAHRHMDNLCPKNKNHKLKKVTIGGRSAYYCPKDQT; encoded by the coding sequence ATGCCAGAGTTGCCAGAGCTCGCGGCCTTTAAAAGTTATCTAGAACATACTTGCTTGCACAAAAAAATAACCGATGTTACCGCTCATACAAAAACACTGGTTAAAAAAACCAGTTTTTCTACTTTCAAAAAAACACTTGTAGGCAAAGCATTCACCTCAGTTGAAAGTGACGGCAAATATCTCATCATCCACGCTAGTGGCACAATCAAAAAAGTAGTTATGCATTTTGGTCTGACGGGTACGCTATTCTATATAAAAAACATTGCACAAAAAGTAAAATACTCCCAAGTGAGCTTTATATTTGGCAAACAAGTGCTGCATTGGATCGACCGTAGGAAGTTTGGCAAAATTTGGTTTGTTGAAGATGTTCAAAGCATCCCTGCGTTAAGAACGCTTGGCCCAAATCCATTAAAAATTTCTCAAAAACAATTTCTCGATATAATCGAAAATCATGCAACTAAAAACATCAAAATATTATTAATGGATCAAAAAATAATAGCCGGCATAGGTAATGAATATTCTGATGAAATATTGTTTCAAGCTGGTGTAGATCCACATCACAAAGCGAGAGACCTTACGGTAAGCACGATTAAAAAAATATATACCAAAATGGAAACGGTACTACGCTATGCAATCAAACTCCGCAAAAAGCAGGTTAATAAACTTGATGGTAATGACTTCTTTGCACCAGAATATCGCAAAGAATTTAAAAATTCGTATCTAATTGCACATCGTCATATGGATAATCTGTGCCCTAAAAATAAAAATCATAAACTCAAAAAAGTAACCATTGGCGGCAGATCTGCTTATTATTGTCCTAAGGACCAAACATGA
- a CDS encoding ChaB family protein, translating to MPYKSNADLPAAVKNNLPEHAQTIYREAFNNAHKHYGNEDQAYKVAWAAVKKEYEKNDKGEWVKK from the coding sequence ATGCCTTATAAATCCAATGCAGATTTACCTGCTGCAGTAAAAAATAATCTGCCTGAACATGCACAAACTATATACCGTGAAGCATTTAATAATGCTCATAAACATTATGGTAATGAAGATCAAGCATACAAAGTCGCTTGGGCAGCGGTCAAAAAAGAATATGAAAAAAATGATAAAGGCGAGTGGGTAAAAAAATAA
- the ligD gene encoding non-homologous end-joining DNA ligase: MNKLLATLPPALKKNIRKKRMPSFEQPMLATLTKNYFSDKNWIYEHKFDGVRCLLFKNKNSYTAKSRNNNILNNTYPELIDALKQLKVDQIILDGEIVTFGRKASSFEKLQQRIGVKNPSAALMKKIKIYIYIFDILYLDGYDLTKLPLLERKRILKRAITFKPPLRYTVHKSTHGISLFKHACKKGWEGVIAKHKESAYIHKRSQNWLKFKCVQEQELVIAGYTEPERSRIGFGALLVGYYKGNKLMYAGKVGTGYNDDFLTTFIKKLQRAEIKTNPFANKHAIKDKKAHFVSPKFVGEFGFEEWTKDNKLRHPRFLGMRYDKNPKKVVKETPKNIIPKS; the protein is encoded by the coding sequence ATGAATAAGTTACTTGCAACATTACCGCCCGCATTAAAAAAGAATATTAGAAAAAAACGTATGCCATCGTTTGAACAACCCATGCTTGCTACACTCACAAAAAACTATTTTTCAGATAAAAATTGGATTTATGAACATAAATTTGATGGTGTACGATGTCTATTATTTAAAAATAAAAACAGCTATACCGCAAAATCACGTAATAACAATATATTAAACAACACGTATCCAGAGCTCATTGATGCATTAAAACAATTAAAGGTTGATCAAATTATACTAGACGGTGAAATTGTAACATTTGGTCGCAAGGCCAGTAGTTTTGAGAAATTACAACAACGTATTGGTGTTAAGAATCCTTCTGCAGCATTAATGAAAAAAATAAAAATTTATATCTATATTTTTGATATTCTCTATCTTGACGGATATGATCTGACAAAACTACCTCTACTTGAAAGAAAACGTATATTAAAACGTGCGATCACATTCAAACCTCCTTTGCGTTATACGGTGCATAAAAGTACACACGGCATCTCACTCTTTAAACACGCATGTAAAAAAGGATGGGAAGGTGTTATTGCCAAACACAAAGAGAGTGCATACATACACAAACGCTCACAAAATTGGCTCAAATTTAAGTGTGTACAAGAGCAAGAACTCGTGATTGCCGGATATACGGAACCTGAAAGATCCCGTATTGGCTTTGGAGCATTATTAGTGGGCTACTATAAAGGCAATAAGTTGATGTATGCAGGGAAAGTAGGAACCGGATACAATGACGATTTTTTAACAACGTTTATAAAAAAATTACAACGTGCTGAAATAAAAACAAATCCTTTTGCCAATAAACATGCAATTAAGGATAAAAAAGCCCACTTTGTGTCTCCTAAGTTTGTGGGTGAATTTGGTTTTGAAGAATGGACCAAAGATAATAAACTCAGGCACCCACGTTTTTTAGGTATGCGCTATGATAAGAATCCAAAAAAAGTAGTAAAAGAAACACCAAAAAATAT